The following is a genomic window from Deinococcus sp. Leaf326.
GCTCGTCGAGATGGACGGCTTCTCCTCGGGGCAGGAGGTCATCATCCTCGCGGCGACCAACCGGCCCGACGTGCTCGACGCCGCGCTGCTGCGCCCGGGCCGCTTCGACCGTCAGGTGGTGGTGGATGCCCCCGACGTGCGGGGGCGTGAACAGATCCTGCGGATTCACGCGCGCAAGAAGCCGCTGGACGTGACGGTAGACCTCGGGGTAGTGGCGCGCCGGACGGCGGGGATGGTGGGGGCGGACCTGGAGAACCTGCTGAACGAGGCGGCGCTGGGGGCGGCGCGGGAGGGGAGGAGTCGGATCGTCGCGCGGGACGTGGACGAGGCGCGCGACCGGGTGCTGATGGGCCCCGAGCGGCGCTCGCTGGTGGTACGGGAAGCCGACCGCAAGGTCACGGCCTACCACGAGGTCGGCCACGCTCTCGCCGCTCAACTGTTCCGAGCAGATTGCTGCCCTCGTGCGCCAGCAGCGCGCCGTGCTGGCCGCGCTGCGCGAAGGCGTGATCGCCGTGAGCTCACGACGTGGCCGGCGGCGAGACGGNCGACCGGGTGCTGATGGGCCCCGAGCGGCGCTCGCTGGTGGTACGGGAAGCCGACCGCAAGGTCACGGCCTACCACGAGGTCGGCCACGCTCTCGCCGCCCAACTGTTGCCGCATTCGGACAAGGCCCACAAACTCACGGTCGTGCCGCGCGGCCGCAGCCTCGGCTCGGCGCTGTACACCCCGGAAGACCGGATGCACCACACCCGCTCGGCGCTGCTCGACCGCA
Proteins encoded in this region:
- a CDS encoding ATP-dependent metallopeptidase FtsH/Yme1/Tma family protein, with translation FGKSKAAIINEGQIKLSFADVAGCDEAKQDLQEVVDFLRQPDKYHQLGARIPHGVLLVGPPGSGKTLLAKAVAGEAKVPYFSISGSDFVEMFVGVGAARVRDLFEQARKSAPCIVFIDEIDAVGRKRGMNLQGGNDEREQTLNQLLVEMDGFSSGQEVIILAATNRPDVLDAALLRPGRFDRQVVVDAPDVRGREQILRIHARKKPLDVTVDLGVVARRTAGMVGADLENLLNEAALGAAREGRSRIVARDVDEARDRVLMGPERRSLVVREADRKVTAYHEVGHALAAQLFRADCCPRAPAARRAGRAARRRDRRELTTWPAARR